The Pseudomonas sp. DG56-2 genome contains a region encoding:
- a CDS encoding YajD family HNH nuclease — MSSPSSAAATARLDRILADAKRDKEMGYRDKALRMYPHVCGRCAREFAGKRLSELTVHHRDHNHDNNPQDGSNWELLCLYCHDNEHSRYTDQQYFSEGSTSSPSIAKATHNPFAGLAGLLKKD; from the coding sequence ATGAGTTCGCCATCCTCCGCCGCTGCAACCGCACGGCTCGACCGCATCCTTGCCGACGCCAAGCGCGACAAGGAAATGGGCTATCGCGACAAAGCCCTGAGAATGTACCCGCACGTCTGCGGCCGTTGCGCCCGGGAGTTCGCCGGCAAGCGCCTGAGCGAACTGACCGTGCACCATCGTGACCACAACCACGACAACAACCCACAGGACGGTTCCAACTGGGAACTGCTGTGCCTGTACTGCCACGACAACGAGCATTCGCGCTACACCGACCAGCAATACTTCAGCGAAGGCTCTACCAGCAGCCCAAGCATCGCCAAAGCCACTCATAACCCGTTCGCGGGACTGGCCGGTCTGCTGAAAAAAGACTGA
- a CDS encoding RNA methyltransferase: MANKRYSCIGLFNPKSAENVGSVMRAAGCYGVNSVFYTGKRYERARDFVTDTKRVHYDIPLIGIDDLQKIIPLGCTPVAVELIEGARPLPEYTHPDRAIYIFGPEDGSLDPSVRAWCEETIYIPTNGCMNLAATVNVVLYDRLAKGLNTRSGPKFK, from the coding sequence GTGGCGAACAAACGGTACAGCTGCATTGGTCTGTTCAACCCCAAGTCAGCAGAGAACGTCGGTTCGGTGATGCGCGCAGCGGGTTGCTACGGCGTCAACTCGGTGTTCTACACCGGTAAACGCTACGAGCGTGCCCGAGATTTCGTCACCGACACCAAGCGTGTGCACTACGACATCCCGTTGATCGGCATCGACGATTTGCAAAAAATCATTCCCCTGGGCTGTACCCCGGTTGCGGTCGAGCTGATCGAAGGGGCTCGCCCACTACCCGAATACACCCACCCGGACCGGGCGATCTATATTTTCGGCCCGGAGGACGGCTCGCTCGATCCGAGTGTTCGTGCCTGGTGCGAAGAAACCATCTACATCCCGACCAATGGCTGCATGAACCTCGCCGCCACGGTCAATGTGGTGTTGTACGACCGCCTCGCCAAGGGCCTGAACACCCGTTCGGGACCAAAATTCAAGTAA
- a CDS encoding DUF2892 domain-containing protein, translated as MSDNKTPIRVLQDKPASNVTGWERAGSVAGGVVMVGKGLRRGGLFGLIQMAIGGVALARGITGHSSVKSLLERGRNDLDNIRATIERSGAELEALKASAEAATHSATVTGNDSLKNPKS; from the coding sequence ATGTCCGATAACAAGACGCCGATCCGTGTCCTGCAAGACAAACCCGCATCCAACGTGACTGGCTGGGAGCGCGCAGGCTCCGTGGCCGGCGGTGTCGTGATGGTTGGCAAGGGGTTGCGCCGCGGTGGGTTGTTCGGCTTGATTCAAATGGCGATCGGCGGCGTGGCCTTGGCGCGTGGCATTACCGGCCACAGTTCGGTCAAGAGCCTGCTGGAGCGCGGCCGCAATGACCTCGACAACATCCGCGCAACGATCGAACGCAGCGGCGCCGAGCTTGAAGCCCTAAAAGCCAGTGCCGAAGCGGCGACCCACAGCGCCACGGTCACCGGCAACGATTCATTGAAAAACCCGAAAAGCTAA